The following are encoded in a window of Arthrobacter sp. NicSoilB4 genomic DNA:
- a CDS encoding Ig-like domain-containing protein, which translates to MKRRNKLIAGTAITAAAGVLVTAAIIYPGFKTTEVELNDGGVWVVSKSKNAVGRLNYPSRVLDGAVTPASTTFDVLQDAGTVLVDDAAGSTLNQVSAAQMRLGGDKKLPGSAEVSFGSKVIAVTDAAKGSVWALSPSTVGGFDAENSEPVLAGSAGTVSAVGADDRIYSADPKSGQVTVTAVDAEGAVTDVASSIWDGLKGAGDLQLAVVGDAPVVLDAGRGKLFLPGGRELALAEARDAKLQLSGPGAGAVAVATPKALLMQPLDGSTARTVTFGGQGVPAAPVQLGGCVHAAWSGANKYVRECADDAGDKSVDVPKASASPSYVFRVNRDLVVLNDVNSGNVWLVNQNMQLVNNWDDVVPPKNQSNDQDQESADNNTINILPDRTKPNRPPETKPDAVGVRPGRTTILSVLDNDSDPDGDVLTASVGDNGPASGSLENIYGGTAFQISVPPEAKPGTETFAYNAADGRGLSAAGSITLNVVGPDENKPPLFKRGDPTTMLVEQGKTVSQNILTDWTDPDGDDLVLMDAKADNEQDQVKVRRDGLLTYQDSGAAPGKKAVTVTVWDGRATTTGKVTVNVQPPGALQPVVNADHVTAVVGQDLVIAPLKNDVDPNGGALRLAQVEAAGTAELGPVTDGGTFTFRSITPGPIYLTYIASNGPQSSQGLIRVDVESGKDAGNPVAVHDVALMPVGGSVLLDPLANDSDPSGGVLVLQSVQLPENATASVSVIDHSVLRITDVVGTKDPFTFRYTMSNGTQSATGSVSVVPVPAPAVVEAPQPKPDEVNVRVNDVVTIPVLANDTHPQGEKLTLDPVLPQPVPETDGKSFVSENTLRFIAGAEPKTVRAIYNAVDPQGQKSAAAVTIHVLPLEGAENSRPQPTNLTARVVAAGTVRIPVELDGIDPDGDSVQLTGIDSTPAMGTATVGSNFIDFTAAGDGAGTDTFRYKVVDRQGASNTGTVTVGIAPRGDTNQKPTPVDDEVKVRPGRQIGVDATGNDTDPDGDPIRIVSDGIEADPALQATVSKQSSRIILLAPGEEGTVNVRYAVADDRGATAQAAIAVKVQKDVPLQAPIARDDRVTSAQTLGKTAVDVPVLKNDEDPDGVGENLKIATDATTARPGTEGNMVVELTEQPQLIPYTVEDVDGQKSTAIIWVPGVGQQVPTLAKDEVIELVAGQSVTVDLKEWVKVREGRSPRLTQTDRIKLIGADGSDPVANNGTALKYTAGQDYVGPGSLSFEVTDGSGPDDPAGLKATLSIRTKVLPDPNRNNPPVLLGSQVDVPKSDTTTTDLSRLTTDPDDGDVDNMKYELVGAVPAGFDASIDGKTLKASAKDGTDAGAGGAVQVKAKDPRGLEATATYQLTVTASNRPKPVANDDMEPNAAAGKPVTVRVLDNDANPFPDTALKIVSAVTETGQGTTELNGDSVTVTPAQGFSGTMVVSYTVADKTGDPSRHATARIRLTVKDKPLAPTTPQAASVGDGTALLNWTAPADRGSAITKYTVYGEGGYRQDCPANSCTLTGLANNTKYHFQVTASNTLGESERSPASAEVRPDVKPDTPAAPALKFGDKQLTVSWVAPASKGSPVKSYDLEISPAPAGQNGQIQNLTSVSYVWKGLKNGVAYKVRVLARNDAKEPSEWSAYSAAETPAGVPVTPAAPNATAAGSVGGQSQLKVSWTAPNNNGDAISSYTLTTLRGGAPVTSQQVAGTSQNVTVDNSEAGYTFTVAATNKAGTSGTSAQSAPVRAVGKPDMVGQPTATLSDTGGDGGKIDVRFPQLTPAQRNGSSATEITYKYRLTSGGGTGNIPAGGGVVSAANGTPTAVTVWAVSSRSTSPGDASPASNSVNPYGLALAPNVTGSGSGGVGDRTVSWTWTEPSGNGRAVTGYEYSLDGGGWTDTQQRSFSKTVGYSETHTLRVRAISANQPGRIGSDNSRSGAEPPPPAPTSWDIEATPVRSCTEPNSSSSSFDPGGVDCRSVWLEANVPTKSDYYVIWSKTSNNPTGVWYHLTSGPASGNYVRGDTTNREFSGPPAGMPKR; encoded by the coding sequence ATCAAACGGCGCAACAAGCTCATCGCCGGCACCGCCATCACGGCCGCGGCCGGTGTGCTGGTCACCGCTGCCATCATCTATCCGGGGTTTAAGACCACTGAGGTGGAGTTGAATGACGGCGGCGTGTGGGTGGTCTCGAAATCCAAGAATGCTGTGGGCCGGCTTAACTACCCCTCGCGGGTCCTGGATGGGGCGGTGACGCCGGCGTCGACGACGTTTGATGTGTTGCAGGATGCCGGGACGGTGTTGGTGGATGATGCCGCGGGGTCGACGTTGAACCAGGTGTCGGCGGCGCAGATGCGTTTGGGTGGGGATAAGAAGCTGCCGGGTTCCGCGGAGGTGAGTTTCGGGTCGAAGGTCATTGCGGTGACGGATGCGGCGAAGGGTTCGGTGTGGGCGTTGTCGCCGTCGACGGTGGGCGGTTTTGATGCGGAGAATTCGGAGCCGGTGCTGGCCGGGTCGGCCGGGACGGTGTCGGCGGTGGGTGCTGATGACCGGATTTACAGTGCGGATCCGAAGTCCGGGCAGGTCACGGTCACTGCGGTGGATGCCGAGGGTGCGGTGACGGACGTGGCGTCGAGCATCTGGGATGGTTTGAAGGGTGCGGGGGATCTGCAGCTGGCGGTGGTGGGGGATGCGCCGGTGGTGTTGGATGCGGGCCGGGGAAAGTTGTTCCTGCCGGGCGGGCGTGAGTTGGCGTTGGCGGAGGCGCGGGATGCGAAGCTGCAGCTCTCGGGTCCGGGCGCGGGTGCGGTGGCGGTCGCGACGCCGAAGGCGCTGTTGATGCAGCCGTTGGATGGTTCGACGGCGAGGACGGTGACGTTTGGCGGGCAGGGGGTGCCGGCGGCTCCGGTGCAGTTGGGCGGGTGTGTGCATGCGGCGTGGTCGGGGGCGAACAAGTATGTCCGGGAGTGCGCCGATGATGCCGGTGACAAGAGCGTGGATGTGCCGAAGGCCAGTGCGTCGCCGTCGTATGTGTTCCGGGTGAACCGGGACCTGGTGGTCCTCAATGATGTGAATTCCGGGAATGTGTGGCTGGTGAACCAGAACATGCAGCTGGTCAACAACTGGGACGACGTGGTCCCGCCCAAAAACCAGTCCAATGACCAGGACCAGGAATCGGCGGACAACAACACCATCAACATCCTGCCGGACCGCACGAAACCCAACCGGCCCCCGGAAACCAAGCCCGACGCCGTCGGCGTCCGCCCGGGCCGCACCACCATCCTGTCCGTGCTCGACAACGACTCGGACCCCGACGGTGACGTCCTCACGGCCTCCGTCGGCGACAACGGCCCCGCCTCCGGCAGCCTCGAGAACATCTACGGCGGCACTGCCTTCCAGATCAGCGTCCCCCCGGAAGCGAAGCCCGGCACCGAAACCTTCGCCTACAACGCCGCAGACGGCCGCGGCCTGTCCGCCGCGGGAAGCATCACCCTCAACGTCGTCGGCCCGGACGAGAACAAACCGCCGCTGTTCAAACGCGGCGACCCCACCACCATGCTCGTGGAGCAGGGCAAGACCGTCAGCCAGAACATCCTCACCGACTGGACCGACCCCGACGGCGACGACCTCGTCCTGATGGACGCCAAAGCCGACAACGAACAGGACCAGGTCAAGGTCCGCCGCGACGGCCTGCTCACGTACCAGGACTCCGGCGCGGCCCCCGGCAAGAAGGCCGTCACCGTGACCGTCTGGGACGGCCGCGCCACCACCACCGGCAAAGTCACCGTGAACGTCCAGCCGCCCGGCGCCCTGCAGCCGGTGGTCAACGCCGACCACGTCACCGCCGTCGTCGGCCAGGACCTCGTGATTGCGCCGCTCAAGAACGACGTCGACCCCAACGGCGGCGCCCTGCGCCTCGCCCAGGTCGAAGCGGCCGGCACGGCGGAACTTGGCCCCGTGACCGACGGCGGGACCTTCACCTTCCGCAGCATCACCCCCGGTCCCATCTACCTGACATACATCGCCAGCAACGGCCCGCAGAGCAGCCAGGGCCTGATCCGGGTGGACGTCGAATCCGGCAAAGACGCCGGCAACCCGGTCGCCGTGCACGACGTCGCCCTGATGCCCGTCGGCGGAAGCGTGCTCCTGGATCCGCTGGCCAACGACTCGGACCCGTCCGGAGGCGTGCTGGTGCTGCAGTCCGTCCAGCTGCCGGAGAACGCGACCGCCTCGGTCAGCGTGATCGACCACAGCGTCCTGCGGATCACCGACGTCGTCGGCACGAAAGATCCGTTTACGTTCCGCTACACCATGTCCAACGGCACCCAGTCGGCCACCGGCAGTGTCTCCGTGGTCCCCGTCCCGGCGCCCGCCGTCGTCGAGGCCCCGCAGCCCAAACCCGACGAGGTGAACGTCCGGGTCAACGACGTCGTCACCATCCCGGTGCTGGCCAACGACACCCACCCGCAGGGCGAGAAGCTCACCCTGGACCCCGTCCTGCCGCAGCCCGTCCCCGAAACCGACGGGAAAAGCTTCGTCTCCGAAAACACGCTCCGCTTCATCGCCGGCGCCGAGCCCAAAACAGTCCGGGCCATCTACAACGCCGTGGACCCGCAAGGCCAGAAGAGCGCCGCGGCTGTCACCATCCACGTGCTGCCGCTGGAGGGCGCGGAGAACTCCCGCCCGCAGCCCACGAACCTCACAGCCCGCGTGGTGGCGGCCGGGACCGTCCGGATTCCGGTGGAACTCGACGGGATCGACCCCGACGGCGACTCCGTCCAGCTGACCGGCATCGACAGCACCCCGGCGATGGGCACCGCCACCGTCGGCAGCAACTTCATCGACTTCACGGCAGCCGGCGACGGGGCCGGCACGGACACGTTCCGCTACAAAGTGGTGGACCGGCAGGGCGCCTCCAACACCGGCACCGTCACCGTCGGCATCGCCCCGCGCGGTGACACCAACCAAAAGCCCACCCCCGTCGACGACGAGGTCAAGGTCCGGCCGGGCCGCCAGATCGGAGTCGACGCCACCGGCAACGACACCGACCCCGACGGCGACCCGATCCGGATTGTCAGCGACGGCATCGAGGCCGACCCGGCGCTGCAGGCCACCGTCAGCAAGCAGAGTTCCCGCATCATCCTGCTGGCACCCGGCGAGGAGGGCACCGTCAACGTGCGCTACGCCGTGGCGGACGACCGTGGCGCCACGGCGCAGGCCGCCATCGCCGTCAAGGTGCAAAAGGACGTGCCGCTGCAGGCCCCGATCGCCCGGGACGACAGGGTGACCTCCGCCCAGACGCTCGGCAAGACCGCCGTCGACGTCCCGGTCCTCAAGAACGATGAGGACCCCGACGGCGTCGGCGAAAACCTCAAGATCGCCACCGACGCCACCACCGCCCGGCCCGGCACCGAGGGCAACATGGTGGTGGAACTGACGGAGCAGCCCCAGCTCATCCCGTACACCGTGGAAGACGTGGACGGCCAGAAATCCACCGCCATCATCTGGGTCCCGGGGGTAGGGCAGCAGGTCCCCACCCTGGCCAAGGATGAGGTCATCGAACTCGTCGCCGGGCAGTCCGTCACTGTGGACCTCAAGGAATGGGTCAAGGTCCGAGAGGGACGCTCGCCGCGCCTGACCCAGACGGACCGGATCAAGCTGATCGGCGCCGACGGCTCCGATCCCGTGGCCAACAACGGCACCGCGCTGAAGTACACGGCCGGCCAGGACTACGTGGGCCCCGGCTCACTGAGCTTCGAGGTCACCGACGGCTCCGGCCCGGACGATCCCGCCGGGCTGAAGGCAACCCTCAGCATCCGCACCAAGGTGCTTCCCGACCCCAACCGGAACAACCCGCCGGTGCTGCTGGGCAGCCAGGTTGACGTGCCCAAATCGGACACCACCACGACCGACCTTTCCAGGCTGACCACAGACCCGGACGACGGCGACGTGGACAACATGAAGTACGAGCTGGTGGGCGCCGTCCCGGCAGGTTTCGACGCCAGCATTGACGGGAAGACCCTGAAGGCCTCGGCCAAGGACGGCACCGACGCCGGCGCGGGCGGCGCGGTCCAGGTCAAGGCCAAGGACCCCCGCGGGCTCGAAGCCACCGCCACCTACCAGCTGACCGTCACCGCCTCCAACCGGCCCAAGCCCGTGGCCAACGACGACATGGAGCCCAACGCCGCGGCCGGCAAACCCGTCACAGTGCGGGTGCTGGACAACGACGCCAACCCGTTCCCGGACACGGCCCTGAAGATCGTGTCCGCCGTGACCGAGACCGGCCAGGGCACCACGGAGTTGAACGGGGACTCGGTGACCGTCACGCCGGCCCAGGGCTTCTCCGGAACCATGGTGGTGTCCTACACCGTGGCCGACAAGACCGGAGATCCTTCCCGTCATGCCACGGCGCGAATCCGGCTCACCGTCAAGGACAAGCCCCTGGCGCCCACCACCCCGCAGGCCGCGAGCGTGGGGGACGGCACTGCGCTGCTGAACTGGACCGCGCCGGCGGACCGCGGCTCGGCGATCACCAAGTACACGGTCTATGGCGAGGGCGGCTACCGGCAGGACTGCCCGGCCAACTCCTGCACCCTCACCGGGCTGGCCAACAACACCAAGTACCACTTCCAGGTCACCGCCAGCAACACCTTGGGCGAATCCGAGCGGTCCCCCGCTTCGGCCGAGGTGCGCCCGGACGTCAAGCCGGACACCCCGGCCGCTCCGGCGCTGAAGTTTGGCGACAAGCAACTGACCGTGAGCTGGGTGGCTCCGGCATCCAAGGGCTCACCGGTCAAGTCCTACGACCTGGAGATTTCCCCGGCCCCGGCCGGGCAAAACGGCCAGATCCAGAACCTCACCTCGGTGAGCTACGTCTGGAAGGGCCTCAAGAACGGCGTGGCGTACAAGGTGCGTGTCCTGGCCCGGAACGACGCCAAGGAACCCTCCGAATGGAGCGCCTACTCGGCCGCCGAGACGCCCGCCGGTGTGCCCGTCACCCCGGCGGCGCCGAACGCCACGGCGGCCGGCTCGGTGGGCGGCCAGAGCCAGCTGAAGGTCAGCTGGACGGCACCCAACAACAACGGCGACGCCATCTCGTCCTACACGCTCACCACGCTGCGCGGCGGAGCTCCGGTGACGAGCCAGCAGGTGGCTGGTACCTCGCAGAACGTCACGGTGGACAACTCCGAAGCCGGATACACCTTTACCGTGGCCGCCACCAACAAGGCCGGCACGTCGGGGACCAGCGCGCAGTCCGCACCCGTACGGGCGGTGGGCAAACCGGACATGGTGGGGCAGCCCACGGCAACCCTGTCTGACACCGGCGGCGACGGCGGGAAGATCGACGTGAGGTTCCCGCAGTTGACGCCAGCCCAGCGCAATGGCTCCAGCGCCACCGAGATCACTTACAAGTACCGGCTCACCTCGGGCGGCGGTACCGGGAATATCCCCGCCGGAGGGGGAGTGGTGTCGGCAGCCAACGGCACCCCCACCGCCGTGACGGTGTGGGCTGTTTCTTCGCGCAGCACCAGTCCCGGCGACGCCAGCCCGGCGTCCAATTCGGTGAACCCTTACGGGCTCGCCCTCGCGCCCAATGTCACCGGCAGCGGCAGCGGCGGGGTGGGAGACAGGACCGTTTCCTGGACGTGGACCGAGCCAAGCGGCAACGGGCGTGCGGTGACGGGCTATGAGTACAGCCTGGACGGCGGCGGTTGGACTGACACTCAGCAGCGGTCCTTCTCCAAGACCGTGGGCTACAGCGAGACCCACACCCTTCGGGTGCGCGCCATCAGCGCCAACCAGCCCGGCCGGATCGGCAGCGACAACTCCCGCAGCGGCGCGGAGCCGCCGCCCCCGGCACCGACGTCGTGGGACATCGAAGCTACGCCGGTGCGCAGCTGCACGGAACCCAACAGCTCCAGCAGCAGCTTCGACCCGGGCGGCGTCGACTGCAGGAGCGTCTGGCTCGAGGCCAACGTCCCGACAAAATCCGACTACTACGTGATCTGGTCCAAGACCAGCAACAACCCCACCGGCGTCTGGTACCACCTGACCAGCGGCCCGGCCAGCGGGAACTACGTCAGGGGTGACACGACCAACCGCGAGTTCTCAGGACCGCCGGCCGGCATGCCCAAGCGGTGA
- a CDS encoding transglutaminase-like domain-containing protein, giving the protein MSTPPLRPRYNAAKRSGFADGQPLWHLALDAGALTVLLGLGVLGFGLSFGGDPYYLIAGFGGILLGLALAAASVHFRLGLLITAALTLGVYLVFGTALAVPEASFAGVLPTLDSLRTLLLGVVFAWKDMLTVGVPVGTAGGTLIVPFLSSLLTALAAGLLIWRLKSPYWPLLPVLVLFVTGIAFSTNAGFLTVERGISLTVVAIAWATFRRDALRRSNTRKISVNRLETDEATARAAKLRRLGTAAAVIAVAVGITAIASPLVTASDDRRVLRNTIVPPFDPKDYVTPLASFRNFVKDKKDDNLFVVKGLPKDARVRLAALDSFNGTNYNMDPNGSGSFSKVGDAKSLNTLADSTGIVPSNNYTLGITIEDYQGYFLPGGRKTTGISFDRDGSGAASGLYFNAGTDTAVTTRGLAKGDAYQVQVADPATLEHGQLTQYDFAKLSLPAPAEVPPVVGSQANDLAADAPTAIDRVRQIEAHFQKKGAFSNGLIADGQLPSVSGHGANRIRSLLTAKQMLGDDEQYAVAMSLMLRHLGIPSRVVMGFYPDPKSPENGAGEVKITGKDVHAWVEVAFDRVGWVSFDPTPPKDNVPIPPDPENKSKPKPQVLQPPPPPQEPADLPPDSSPDALDADDKKNNPWLFWGPLLAAIGIALIPTGILALPLLLIALLKSRRRKARFSEGPPAQRVGGGWSEIVSFATDLGAGVDARATRRESAVVLADAFPAAGGSTTLLANRADAAIFGAGQPSEEQVREYWDIVDGSLKELTGTLGFWGRQRARFSPRSLLADGRTALTLRGLKPRLPGIRRAARAGSELRAGTVESDPAAAAHRDGAAGAATESSQTARKNRNEP; this is encoded by the coding sequence ATGAGCACCCCACCGCTCCGCCCCCGCTACAACGCAGCCAAGCGTTCCGGCTTTGCCGACGGCCAGCCGCTGTGGCACCTCGCGCTCGACGCCGGTGCCCTCACCGTGCTGCTTGGACTCGGCGTCCTTGGCTTCGGCCTCAGCTTCGGCGGCGATCCGTACTACCTGATCGCGGGCTTCGGCGGCATCCTGCTGGGCCTGGCCCTCGCGGCGGCCTCGGTGCACTTCCGGCTGGGGCTGCTGATCACCGCAGCGCTGACGCTCGGCGTGTATCTCGTCTTCGGCACCGCCCTGGCCGTTCCGGAAGCCTCCTTCGCCGGGGTGCTGCCCACCCTCGACTCGCTGCGCACCCTCCTGCTCGGCGTCGTGTTCGCCTGGAAGGACATGCTCACCGTCGGGGTGCCGGTGGGCACCGCCGGCGGCACACTGATTGTGCCGTTCCTGAGCTCGCTCCTCACCGCGCTGGCTGCCGGGCTGCTGATCTGGCGGCTCAAGAGCCCGTACTGGCCGCTGCTGCCAGTGCTGGTGCTGTTCGTCACCGGCATCGCCTTCAGCACGAACGCGGGGTTCCTCACGGTGGAACGCGGCATCTCACTCACCGTGGTCGCCATCGCGTGGGCCACTTTCCGCCGCGATGCCCTCCGCCGCAGCAACACCCGGAAGATCTCGGTCAACCGGCTGGAGACGGACGAAGCCACCGCCCGCGCGGCCAAGCTGCGCCGGCTGGGAACCGCCGCCGCAGTGATCGCCGTCGCCGTCGGGATCACCGCCATCGCCTCCCCCCTGGTCACTGCCAGCGACGACCGCCGCGTGCTGCGCAACACGATCGTCCCGCCGTTCGATCCCAAGGACTATGTGACGCCGCTGGCGAGCTTCCGGAACTTCGTCAAGGATAAAAAGGACGACAACCTCTTCGTCGTGAAAGGCCTGCCCAAGGACGCCCGGGTGCGGCTCGCCGCGCTGGATTCCTTCAACGGCACCAACTACAACATGGACCCGAACGGTTCCGGCAGCTTCAGCAAGGTGGGCGACGCCAAGTCCCTCAACACCCTGGCCGACTCCACCGGGATTGTGCCCAGCAACAACTACACCCTGGGCATCACCATCGAGGACTACCAGGGCTACTTCCTGCCCGGCGGCCGTAAAACCACCGGGATCAGCTTTGACAGGGACGGCTCGGGTGCCGCCTCAGGGCTGTACTTCAACGCCGGGACGGACACGGCCGTGACCACCAGGGGCCTCGCCAAGGGCGACGCCTACCAGGTCCAGGTTGCCGACCCCGCCACGCTGGAACACGGGCAGCTGACCCAGTACGACTTCGCCAAGCTGTCCCTGCCGGCTCCCGCCGAGGTGCCGCCGGTTGTCGGGTCCCAGGCGAACGACCTCGCTGCCGACGCCCCCACCGCCATCGACCGGGTGCGCCAGATCGAGGCGCACTTCCAGAAGAAAGGCGCCTTCAGCAACGGCCTGATCGCCGACGGCCAGCTGCCCAGCGTCTCCGGCCACGGGGCCAACCGCATCCGCAGCCTGCTCACCGCCAAACAGATGCTCGGCGACGACGAACAGTACGCCGTCGCGATGTCGCTCATGCTGCGCCACCTCGGCATCCCCTCCCGCGTGGTGATGGGGTTCTACCCGGATCCCAAGAGCCCGGAAAACGGTGCTGGCGAAGTGAAGATCACCGGCAAGGATGTCCACGCGTGGGTGGAAGTCGCCTTCGACCGGGTGGGCTGGGTGTCGTTCGATCCCACCCCGCCGAAGGACAACGTGCCCATCCCGCCGGACCCGGAGAACAAATCCAAGCCCAAGCCGCAGGTGCTGCAGCCGCCGCCCCCGCCGCAGGAGCCGGCGGACCTGCCGCCGGACTCCTCGCCGGATGCCCTCGATGCCGACGATAAGAAGAACAACCCCTGGCTGTTCTGGGGCCCGCTCCTCGCGGCGATCGGCATTGCGCTGATCCCGACCGGCATCCTGGCGCTGCCGCTGCTGCTGATCGCGCTGCTCAAGTCCCGGCGCCGGAAGGCCCGTTTCAGCGAAGGCCCACCGGCGCAGCGCGTCGGCGGCGGCTGGAGCGAAATCGTCAGCTTCGCTACGGACCTGGGCGCCGGTGTGGACGCCCGTGCCACCCGGCGGGAGTCCGCCGTCGTGCTCGCGGACGCCTTCCCGGCCGCCGGCGGGTCTACCACGCTGCTCGCCAACCGGGCCGACGCCGCGATCTTCGGCGCCGGCCAGCCGAGCGAGGAGCAGGTGCGGGAGTACTGGGACATCGTGGACGGCTCGCTGAAGGAGCTGACCGGGACGCTCGGGTTCTGGGGGCGGCAGCGTGCCCGCTTTTCGCCGCGCTCCCTGCTCGCCGACGGCCGTACCGCGCTCACACTCCGGGGCCTCAAGCCCAGGCTGCCCGGCATCAGGCGCGCCGCTCGAGCCGGATCAGAATTGCGCGCAGGTACAGTGGAATCCGATCCGGCCGCCGCAGCCCACCGTGATGGTGCTGCCGGTGCCGCGACCGAGTCCAGCCAGACCGCCAGGAAGAACCGCAACGAGCCATGA
- a CDS encoding MoxR family ATPase, with the protein MTMTTEQAEWFAGTFEKLVENVGQAVLGKSHVIRLTFMAMLAEGHVLFEDAPGTGKTSLARALAATVQGSNNRIQFTPDLLPSDVTGVTIYDQKTQKFEFHKGPIFNNIVLADEINRASPKTQSALLEVMEESRVTVDGTTYEAGRPFMVMATQNPIEQAGTYRLPEAQLDRFLIKTSIGYPDHASTVKLLGGANLKDRSKEITAVITTQAIADMADLAATTHVDTAVLEYISRLCEETRTAPETRLGVSVRGALAMVRAAKVWAAGQGRNFVLPDDVKDLAAVVWTHRLVMDPEAEFSGATAEAVLKRVLAEVAAPQQRASVS; encoded by the coding sequence ATGACCATGACCACCGAACAGGCCGAATGGTTTGCCGGCACTTTCGAAAAACTTGTCGAGAACGTCGGCCAGGCCGTGCTGGGCAAGTCCCACGTCATCCGCCTGACCTTTATGGCGATGCTGGCCGAAGGGCATGTCCTCTTCGAGGACGCGCCGGGCACCGGCAAGACCTCGCTGGCGCGCGCCCTCGCGGCCACGGTCCAGGGCTCCAACAACCGCATCCAGTTCACCCCGGACCTGCTGCCCTCCGACGTCACCGGCGTGACCATCTACGACCAGAAGACGCAGAAGTTCGAATTCCACAAGGGCCCGATCTTCAACAACATCGTCCTCGCCGACGAAATCAACCGGGCCTCGCCCAAGACCCAGTCGGCGCTGCTGGAGGTCATGGAGGAATCCCGCGTCACGGTGGACGGCACCACCTACGAGGCCGGCCGCCCGTTTATGGTGATGGCCACCCAGAACCCGATCGAGCAGGCCGGCACCTACCGGCTGCCCGAGGCCCAGCTGGACCGTTTCCTGATCAAGACCTCCATCGGCTACCCGGACCACGCCTCCACGGTCAAGTTGCTCGGCGGCGCCAACCTCAAGGACCGCTCCAAGGAAATCACCGCCGTCATCACCACCCAGGCGATCGCGGACATGGCCGACCTTGCGGCCACCACCCACGTGGACACCGCCGTGCTGGAATACATCTCCCGGCTCTGCGAGGAGACCCGCACCGCACCGGAAACGCGCCTCGGCGTGTCAGTCCGGGGGGCCCTGGCCATGGTCCGTGCCGCCAAGGTCTGGGCCGCCGGCCAGGGACGCAACTTCGTGCTCCCGGACGACGTCAAGGACCTGGCCGCCGTCGTCTGGACCCACCGCCTGGTGATGGACCCGGAAGCCGAGTTCTCCGGTGCCACCGCGGAGGCCGTCCTGAAGCGGGTGCTGGCCGAGGTGGCCGCACCGCAGCAGCGCGCCTCCGTGTCCTAA
- a CDS encoding DUF58 domain-containing protein: MSSSTPLTRLAERLQRPFHRDGRPTRLHPASLWTEAGSTAGLALAPAWRALRGLWLRYVWPVLSVVSVLGWSVLAASVVLWTVGQAFGWQEAKAAAIAAFVLFVLAVGFILGRSSYGVVLDLARTRVAVGDSAVGSIAVSNTSARPLLPADLELPVGAATAVFHLPRMKPQQVHEDLFTIPTARRAVIVVGPVRSVRADPLHLLRRQVLWTEPEDLFVHPKTTVLAGSAAGFIRDLEGMPTTDLSSADVSFHALRDYVPGDDRRHIHWKTTARTNKLMVRQFEETRRAHLAISLSINTDEYASDEEFELAISAAASIGRQAIREQRDLDVLTQKGPLRCETGRNLLDDMTRIVGAPQRKSAVDLARSLADTVPNASVVFLVVGSNITPTQLRSASASVPLGVRSLAVRLQLGAAPARANIGDLTVLTLGDLSDLAIVLRKAAA; this comes from the coding sequence ATGTCCTCCAGCACTCCGCTGACCCGGCTTGCTGAACGCCTGCAACGGCCCTTCCACCGGGACGGCAGGCCCACCCGGCTGCATCCGGCGTCCCTCTGGACCGAAGCCGGAAGCACGGCGGGCCTTGCCCTCGCCCCGGCCTGGCGCGCCCTCCGCGGGCTCTGGCTTCGCTACGTGTGGCCGGTCCTGTCCGTCGTGAGCGTCCTGGGCTGGTCCGTGCTGGCAGCCTCGGTCGTGCTGTGGACCGTCGGCCAGGCCTTCGGCTGGCAGGAAGCCAAGGCGGCCGCTATCGCCGCGTTCGTCCTGTTCGTGCTCGCCGTCGGCTTCATCCTGGGGCGCTCCTCCTACGGCGTCGTCCTGGACCTGGCCCGGACCCGGGTCGCGGTGGGGGACAGCGCCGTCGGCAGCATCGCCGTCTCCAACACATCCGCCCGGCCGCTGCTGCCGGCGGACCTGGAGCTCCCGGTCGGAGCGGCAACCGCCGTGTTCCACCTGCCCCGGATGAAACCCCAGCAGGTCCACGAGGACCTGTTCACCATTCCCACCGCGCGCCGCGCCGTGATCGTGGTGGGCCCGGTGCGCTCCGTCCGCGCCGACCCGCTGCACCTGCTGCGCCGCCAGGTGCTCTGGACCGAACCCGAAGACCTGTTCGTGCACCCGAAAACCACGGTGCTGGCCGGCTCGGCCGCCGGATTCATCCGCGACCTCGAGGGCATGCCCACCACGGACCTGTCCAGCGCCGACGTGTCCTTCCACGCCCTGCGCGACTACGTGCCGGGAGATGACCGCAGGCACATCCACTGGAAGACCACCGCCCGCACCAACAAACTCATGGTCCGCCAGTTCGAGGAAACCCGGCGCGCGCACCTCGCCATCTCACTGTCCATCAACACGGACGAATACGCCTCCGACGAGGAGTTCGAGCTGGCCATCTCCGCGGCCGCCTCGATTGGACGGCAGGCCATCCGCGAACAGCGGGACCTCGACGTGCTGACCCAAAAAGGTCCGCTGCGTTGCGAAACCGGGCGCAACCTGCTCGATGACATGACGCGGATCGTCGGCGCACCCCAGCGCAAGAGCGCCGTCGACCTTGCCCGGAGCCTGGCGGACACCGTCCCCAACGCCTCCGTGGTGTTCCTGGTGGTGGGCAGCAACATCACCCCCACCCAGCTGCGCTCCGCCTCGGCTTCGGTGCCGCTGGGCGTCCGCAGCCTCGCCGTCCGGCTCCAGCTCGGCGCCGCCCCGGCCCGGGCCAACATTGGCGACCTGACCGTCCTGACCCTCGGCGACCTCTCTGACCTGGCCATCGTGCTGAGGAAGGCGGCAGCATGA